A genome region from Meriones unguiculatus strain TT.TT164.6M chromosome 19, Bangor_MerUng_6.1, whole genome shotgun sequence includes the following:
- the LOC110556171 gene encoding olfactory receptor 2B11-like, with translation MNGDFPDDFILMGLTKYPWLDLPLFTVLLTSYMFTLLGNMAIILVSQLDSQLQSPMYFFLTSLSFLDLCFTTTTVPQMLFNLQGPNKNITYMGCMAQAYVFHWLGCTECVLLGVMALDRYVAVCKPLRYSVIMDRRLCLQLSSTAWLIGLANSLLQSTLTIQLPLCGNQIVDHFFCELPGLIKMSCGNTTVNEVTLSVVATFLIMGPLSMILVSYSYIAQTVFRIPSAAGRLKAFNTCSSHLLVVSLFYGPGIYIYMQPSEDGSQDLIKVLTLFYCVITPMANPFIYTLRNKDVIGALKRLLRKAFSTKRI, from the coding sequence ATGAATGGAGATTTTCCAGACGATTTCATTCTCATGGGCCTTACCAAATACCCATGGCTGGATCTTCCTCTCTTCACTGTCCTACTGACTTCCTACATGTTCACATTGCTGGGAAACATGGCCATTATCCTGGTCTCTCAACTGGATTCCCAGCTCCAAAGTCCTATGTATTTCTTCCTTACCAGCCTTTCATTTTTGGATCTCTGTTTTACCACCACAACTGTCCCTCAAATGCTGTTTAACTTACAGGGGCCGAACAAGAACATCACTTACATGGGCTGCATGGCCCAGGCCTATGTGTTTCACTGGCTCGGCTGTACGGAGTGTGTTCTGCTTGGCGTCATGGCCTTAGATCGATACGTGGCTGTGTGCAAGCCTTTGAGGTACTCTGTCATCATGGACCGCAGGCTCTGTCTGCAGCTATCCAGCACTGCTTGGCTTATTGGTCTGGCCAATTCACTCCTGCAGTCTACACTCACCATCCAGTTGCCCCTGTGTGGGAACCAGATAGTGGACCACTTTTTCTGTGAGCTGCCTGGGCTTATTAAGATGTCTTGTGGGAACACCACAGTCAATGAGGTTACATTATCAGTGGTGGCCACATTCTTGATAATGGGTCCTCTCTCCATGATCCTTGTGTCTTATAGTTACATTGCTCAAACTGTGTTTCGAATTCCTTCTGCGGCCGGGAGACTTAAAGCTTTCAACACTTGCTCATCACACTTGCTGGTAGTGTCTTTATTTTATGGCCCAGGTATCTACATCTACATGCAACCCTCAGAGGATGGCTCCCAAGACCTCATCAAGGTCTTGACTCTGTTTTACTGTGTTATTACTCCCATGGCTAATCCATTCATCTACACTCTGCGGAACAAAGACGTCATAGGAGCTTTGAAGAGGCTTCTGAGGAAGGCCTTTTCAACTAAGAGGATATGA